One stretch of Erpetoichthys calabaricus chromosome 14, fErpCal1.3, whole genome shotgun sequence DNA includes these proteins:
- the LOC114665305 gene encoding keratin, type I cytoskeletal 19-like isoform X11: MMSRRAMSLTGPTGGARIASSAASRVFSSSGVGSNYGGGSFGGGIGSQYGGGSFGGGIGSSYGGGSFGGGIGGSFGGTDGNFSTNDKATMQNLNDRLAAYLEKVRSLEAANHELEQKIRDWHSSSSAAGGAQAKDYSPYFMTIEDLRAKIFAASLDNSRIILQIDNAKLAADDFRVKYENELAMRQSVEADIAGLRRLLDEMTMARTDLEMQIEGLKEELIYLKKNHEEEMQSLKNSVSGSVNVEVDAPPQEDLARVLEEMRAQYEAIVAKNQRDMENWYKNKFDELDKQVSTNTEALQSSKTEINDLKKTVQGLELELQALLSQKAALENTLAETEARYGAQLLQLQDVINRLEGELMEVRQSMERQSQDYQMLLDVKTRLEMEIAEYRRLLEGEDVGGSRGSGSAWGSGGGGAGGGGAGFGVGGKAGAGGGAGAGFGVGGGAGGFGGGAGGFGGGAGGGGLGGAGSAAAGKAGGGASGGKGGSGSGEASITASSSASVTKTVPEKVKEPVRTRKVLKMVQDLVDGKVVNVHEEEFEEPMP, encoded by the exons ATGATGTCACGAAGGGCAATGAGTTTGACTGGCCCCACTGGGGGAGCACGCATTGCAAGTTCTGCAGCCTCCAGAGTCTTCAGTAGTTCTGGGGTTGGAAGCAActatggtggtggcagcttcgGTG GTGGCATTGGAAGCCAATACGGTGGTGGTAGCTTTGGAGGTGGCATTGGAAGCAGCTATGGTGGTGGTAGCTTTGGAGGTGGCATTGGAGGCAGCTTTGGTGGTACAGATGGAAacttcagcacaaatgacaaagCCACCATGCAAAACCTCAATGACCGCTTGGCTGCCTACTTGGAAAAAGTACGCTCACTGGAAGCTGCTAACCATGAGCTGGAACAGAAGATCCGAGACTGGCACAGCTCTTCTTCTGCTGCTGGTGGGGCTCAAGCCAAGGACTATTCCCCATATTTCATGACCATTGAAGACCTGCGAGCCAAG ATCTTTGCTGCCAGTTTGGACAACTCCAGAATCATCCTGCAAATTGACAATGCTAAGCTAGCTGCTGACGACTTCAGAGTCAA GTATGAGAATGAGCTGGCCATGAGGCAATCTGTGGAGGCAGACATCGCTGGTCTCCGCAGACTACTTGATGAAATGACCATGGCTAGAACTGATCTGGAGATGCAGATTGAAGGTCTGAAGGAGGAGCTCATCTACCTCAAGAAAAATCATGAGGAG GAAATGCAGTCTCTGAAAAACTCAGTGTCTGGCTCCGTCAATGTGGAGGTGGATGCTCCTCCACAGGAAGACTTGGCCAGGGTGCTCGAGGAGATGCGGGCACAGTATGAAGCCATCGTAGCGAAGAACCAACGTGACATGGAGAACTGGTACAAGAACAAG tttgatgaATTGGACAAGCAGGTATCCACCAATACTGAAGCTCTCCAGTCATCAAAGACAGAGATCAATGACCTGAAGAAGACTGTCCAGGGTCTGGAGCTTGAACTACAAGCTCTTCTTTCACAG AAAGCAGCTCTTGAAAATACTTTGGCTGAGACTGAAGCCAGGTATGGGGCACAGCTCCTCCAACTACAAGATGTAATCAACAGACTGGAAGGTGAACTGATGGAGGTCAGACAGAGCATGGAGCGACAGAGCCAAGACTACCAGATGCTACTAGATGTGAAGACCAGACTGGAGATGGAGATTGCAGAGTACAGGCGACTGCTGGAAGGAGAGGACGTGGG AGGTTCAAGAGGATCAGGATCAGCATGGggatcaggaggaggaggagcaggaggaggaggagcagggtTTGGGGTAGGAGGAAAAGCAGGAGcaggaggaggagcaggagcaggGTTTGGGGTAGGAGGAGGAGCAGGAGGATTTGGAGGAGGAGCAGGAGGATTTGGAggaggagcaggaggaggaggattagGAGGAGCAGGGTCTGCAGCAGCAGGAAAAGCAGGAGGAGGAGCAAGTGGAGGAAAAGGTGGCTCTGGATCAGGGGAAGCGTCGATCACTGCATCTTCATCTGCCTCAGTGACCAAAACCGTGCCTGAAAAGGTAAAAG AGCCCGTCCGCACCAGGAAAGTGTTGAAGATGGTGCAAGACCTTGTGGACGGGAAGGTTGTCAATGTCCATGAGGAAGAATTTGAAGAACCAATGCCCTAG
- the LOC114665305 gene encoding keratin, type I cytoskeletal 19-like isoform X14 has product MMSRRAMSLTGPTGGARIASSAASRVFSSSGVGSNYGGGSFGGGIGSSYGGGSFGGGIGGSFGGTDGNFSTNDKATMQNLNDRLAAYLEKVRSLEAANHELEQKIRDWHSSSSAAGGAQAKDYSPYFMTIEDLRAKIFAASLDNSRIILQIDNAKLAADDFRVKYENELAMRQSVEADIAGLRRLLDEMTMARTDLEMQIEGLKEELIYLKKNHEEEMQSLKNSVSGSVNVEVDAPPQEDLARVLEEMRAQYEAIVAKNQRDMENWYKNKFDELDKQVSTNTEALQSSKTEINDLKKTVQGLELELQALLSQKAALENTLAETEARYGAQLLQLQDVINRLEGELMEVRQSMERQSQDYQMLLDVKTRLEMEIAEYRRLLEGEDVGGSRGSGSAWGSGGGGAGGGGAGFGVGGKAGAGGGAGAGFGVGGGAGGFGGGAGGFGGGAGGGGLGGAGSAAAGKAGGGASGGKGGSGSGEASITASSSASVTKTVPEKVKEPVRTRKVLKMVQDLVDGKVVNVHEEEFEEPMP; this is encoded by the exons ATGATGTCACGAAGGGCAATGAGTTTGACTGGCCCCACTGGGGGAGCACGCATTGCAAGTTCTGCAGCCTCCAGAGTCTTCAGTAGTTCTGGGGTTGGAAGCAActatggtggtggcagcttcgGTG GTGGCATTGGAAGCAGCTATGGTGGTGGTAGCTTTGGAGGTGGCATTGGAGGCAGCTTTGGTGGTACAGATGGAAacttcagcacaaatgacaaagCCACCATGCAAAACCTCAATGACCGCTTGGCTGCCTACTTGGAAAAAGTACGCTCACTGGAAGCTGCTAACCATGAGCTGGAACAGAAGATCCGAGACTGGCACAGCTCTTCTTCTGCTGCTGGTGGGGCTCAAGCCAAGGACTATTCCCCATATTTCATGACCATTGAAGACCTGCGAGCCAAG ATCTTTGCTGCCAGTTTGGACAACTCCAGAATCATCCTGCAAATTGACAATGCTAAGCTAGCTGCTGACGACTTCAGAGTCAA GTATGAGAATGAGCTGGCCATGAGGCAATCTGTGGAGGCAGACATCGCTGGTCTCCGCAGACTACTTGATGAAATGACCATGGCTAGAACTGATCTGGAGATGCAGATTGAAGGTCTGAAGGAGGAGCTCATCTACCTCAAGAAAAATCATGAGGAG GAAATGCAGTCTCTGAAAAACTCAGTGTCTGGCTCCGTCAATGTGGAGGTGGATGCTCCTCCACAGGAAGACTTGGCCAGGGTGCTCGAGGAGATGCGGGCACAGTATGAAGCCATCGTAGCGAAGAACCAACGTGACATGGAGAACTGGTACAAGAACAAG tttgatgaATTGGACAAGCAGGTATCCACCAATACTGAAGCTCTCCAGTCATCAAAGACAGAGATCAATGACCTGAAGAAGACTGTCCAGGGTCTGGAGCTTGAACTACAAGCTCTTCTTTCACAG AAAGCAGCTCTTGAAAATACTTTGGCTGAGACTGAAGCCAGGTATGGGGCACAGCTCCTCCAACTACAAGATGTAATCAACAGACTGGAAGGTGAACTGATGGAGGTCAGACAGAGCATGGAGCGACAGAGCCAAGACTACCAGATGCTACTAGATGTGAAGACCAGACTGGAGATGGAGATTGCAGAGTACAGGCGACTGCTGGAAGGAGAGGACGTGGG AGGTTCAAGAGGATCAGGATCAGCATGGggatcaggaggaggaggagcaggaggaggaggagcagggtTTGGGGTAGGAGGAAAAGCAGGAGcaggaggaggagcaggagcaggGTTTGGGGTAGGAGGAGGAGCAGGAGGATTTGGAGGAGGAGCAGGAGGATTTGGAggaggagcaggaggaggaggattagGAGGAGCAGGGTCTGCAGCAGCAGGAAAAGCAGGAGGAGGAGCAAGTGGAGGAAAAGGTGGCTCTGGATCAGGGGAAGCGTCGATCACTGCATCTTCATCTGCCTCAGTGACCAAAACCGTGCCTGAAAAGGTAAAAG AGCCCGTCCGCACCAGGAAAGTGTTGAAGATGGTGCAAGACCTTGTGGACGGGAAGGTTGTCAATGTCCATGAGGAAGAATTTGAAGAACCAATGCCCTAG